ACCAAAGGCTCTAACttcattgcttttcttggaCAATATTTGAAGCTGCAGCAAATCTGCCCTCGAGCCAACCACACTCACCTTATCCTTTCTCTATCTCCCATTCTTCCACATACAAAGCCTCACTTTGCTTCCCTCCACTTAGTTCAGCAAGCTCAGAGAAGTAACCCGCCGCTTAAAAAAAGgtattgaacattttcaactGGAAATAGGCACACACACATTGTCTTCCCAGAAAGATCTAGCTCTTCTCACTGCTGTGAAATGTTCTTGATTTCTAATTAGGCTGTGGAATTCCAGGATATGGCAACCACCTCTGCTACCATCGCTTCTTTGGCTCTCACTGCCTCTGCCTCTGCCTCTGCCGTGAGCAAAGGAAAGAGGACGAACAATCTGAATTACATAACAGGAATGAATGCATTTGGTGGGCTAAAAGCTCACAACAGAGTGGCTTCCCTAGGAGTCCCTGTGTGCACTGAGCAGTCATTTGCAAACATGGTGGGCTCTTTGAGGTCACAAGGAAAAGGCAGAGGCGGAGGCACTCTGTCTTCTAAGTGCAATGCTGTTGGTGAGATATTTTGGATTGCAGCCATCATGAACGGCCTTGTTCTAGTTGGTGTTGCAGTTGGGTTTGTTCTTCTCAGGATCGAAGCCTCTGTGGAAGAAGCCGAATGAGATGTCATAAGATAATTTCATGATAGGTTGCAGCTTATTGTATTCTTTGCAATGATCTCATTCCTTTAGCTACTGTCAAGCCAAAAGATGACGATTTTGTATGTTTCTTTCTACTAAAGATTGCATTCAAATCAGATTCTAACCTGTGCATCTCGATGGCTAGTTTTCATTGCAAGGATCATGTGTTTCATGTCAAGGGCTAAATTGGCTTGGTCATCATTTACTTGGCAGCACATACAGGAACTTTTACTCAAACAGCATCAATACATTAAAGTCACAGAgattaaaatggaaaaattggaaggAATTTGGACTGAATTCTGATGAGGCATTTACAGCTTACAAAAAGTACTATCAGAGAGTCTGGCAGCAAGAATTTTCTGAACAACCATTCTTAGACATTAACTGTCATTTTCAGGCAACCATGGCACGCGACATACTTTGCAATGCAACAACAAATGCAAAGTTGTGGGCCTCGCTCTGTGTACTTGCACAGAAATGCTATCTCCCTCCAATCAGGGACTGCTGATCTTGAAACTTATGTCCTTTCCTGTCAACCACACTCAACGTTGACAATGAACAATGGGGCTGCTAACTCTACTACTTGAGAAAAGATTTGTTGCGTTTGAGATTCCTTCGGTTTTATGTTGTCTAGTATGTATCCTATCCAAAGCAATAAACGCATAAGCTTTCATCAAAATTAGAAGACAAGTACTGCATGAATAATTAAGTGCCTCCGATAACATCTTTAAACTTTGAAGGATGAAAAAAGATCTGGTTTCACATGTGGTTCTCTAATCGCAAAACATGCAGCTGTGGTTGCCCTTTCTAGACATGACACAATTTCATCTGATCAATACGTCTGAGTTGTGTCAATGGCACCTCGTGATAACAGAGTTTGTGACTGCCATTGCACAGATGTACAAGCAAAAATGTCAGCACTGTCTTCTAGTTGTCGATGCTTGTGGGATGCAATTATGCTACGAGATCtaattccaattgaaatgaaACTTCTGTCAAAGTCGACATCCCATAAGATGTACCACTCCATTTAACTGGACTGGATTGCAGAACACAGCAAACAGGTTAAAGACCTCTGATTGATGTGATACGCAACGAGTACTTGCACAAGTACACTCAAACCGATGCACAAAGTAAGTTGTGTTCCAATGTgtgttccttcttttgttttcgtttTCCGTTCCATTTTTTGCATAGTTGACATAGTGTACTTTTGGAATGTATAGGGATCTCTGGGAATGATCCAATCAGATGTAATGAATTAGCAGATCCATAATCAAGCCTGAAGATTTTCATGATTAGAATACCTTCCCTTAGAGGAGGTAATATGGTTATAAGCAGACTGTCGTCGCTAACACCAGtgatttctcttttcaaatgaGGCTAAGAATAGTCATTGGTTGTATTAGGTGATCTCGGGTCTCTCTCACCTCAAAAGTTAGCTCAAGGGGTGAGGTTTTCCCTCATGCTTGTAAACTAACCATTAGCCCCTTCCACAATCAATATAGGACAATTTCAACAATCTCCCTCTCAAACATCAAGCCCTGAATCAGAGGCGCAACAATCTGTAACTCTCCTGTGTGACTCTTGAGTCTAAATTTACTGGCAAATTGGGCTCAAATACCAATATTGGATGATCTTGGGCTTCTCTTACCCCAAAAGCTAGCTCAAGGAGTAAAGTTTTCTTTTGTACTTATAAATTGACCACTTGCTCCTTCCACAACCAATGTAGGATAACCTCAACAAAAGTCGGacattcttttttctctctattggATGGGAATTGTGTGCTTTGACTTGCTTTCAAGATAAGATACGGTAGAAGACAACTCTTCTGGTCAGGTCATTTTCACCAAACACTGCAATGCTTAAATGTAAGAGAATTGCATTGCGGATATAATTTCTTCCAAGAAAGGGACAGAGTTCGCAATCTGCTCACCGTCCAGCCCGTCCCTGAAAAGATTGACCTATTACACTATTTCCCGTTTCTGAGGATTAAATAGCGATCAAGCCAGAGAGAATTACTTGTGAACAATACATAAATACATAGTTTTAGAATCCAAGGAgagaaaactctctctctctctctctctctctctctcttctctcgcaTGCGCACACACGTGTGCAGACGTGACTGGTAGTAGAAACTGTTCTCTTCTAGATGGATCGGTGGCCATCAATTTTAAGAGACTTTTCTTGCCTCCTACAGTCCAGTCCACTCACTCCCCTCAGAAAGAAAATAATGTGTTCCCATTGTCCATATTCATTTTACGGATCAAGTAGATGATATGACATTCAACAAACAATTTGGCTGGCGCTTGGAAAGGAAAGCATATATTCTCCACATATCGCTCATTTGGCTGTCGGTTTTATCCTCCGCATCATCCATGAAACAAGTCTAGATAATGGTGTATCACATTGCGTTCCCATAAAGTCTTCTAAGCCTTTGTCGTATCAGCAAAACAGGCCATCCGAAGTTGCTCACAAACCATCTCAAGACTAACTGCAAACCATGGAGCTGCTCTCCCTCGACCTTCAAAAGATTGGCCTTGCTGTTCTTCTAGTCATCATCTATCTCAGTGCTTCACTGCACAGATCCAGAAGAAGCAACAAAAGGGGCCAAACACTACCAGAGGCAGCAGGAGCATGGCCTTTGTTTggccatcttcatcttctggGGCCAAACAAGCTACTGCACAGAATCCTGGCAGTCATGGCCGATCAGTATGGACCGGCCTTCTCTATCCGCCTTGGCATACTCCGAGTACTCGTGGTAAGTAACTGGGAAGTGGCTAAAGAGTGTTTCACTTCAAATGACAGGGTCTTTCCCACCCGGCCCAGATCACTATCTATCAAACTCATGGGTTATGACCATGCCATGCTTGGATTCGCTCCTTACGGTCCATACTGGCGTGGTATGAGGAAGCTCGCCGTGGTTGAGCTCCTCTCAAACCACCGGCTCGATTCGTTCAAGCATGTGAGAGATGCAGAAACCAATCTTTTCGTCAAGGGGTTGTACGAGAAATGGTTAAGCAACGGTGAAAACCCAGTTACAGTGGAGATGGAGAAGGATTTTGGGCATGTGGCTATGAATATAACGGTGAGGATGGTCGCAGGAAAACGTTATCTGAGTGGCAACGAAGGGGATGAAGAGGAGTCATCAAGATGCCGCAAAGCTCTGGGAGATTTCTCCCATCTTGTGGGGGAATTTATGGTCTCAGATGCAATACCTTTTCTAGGATGGCTAGATGTATTGAGGGTAAGAAATGTTTAAACATAATCAAATCGTTATCGAATCGATCAACCAAAAGTTTGATCCAATCGACAAGCAACGCATGTATCACACGAATATTCTAATAGCTTTGTCTATTGTGAAGGGACGTGTGGCTGAAATGAAGAGGACCGCCAAGGAACTGGATTGGGTCCTGGGAAGGTGGGTCGAGGAGCACCGGAAAAGAAGGGCCGTCGCAAAAGTCGAGGATGATGAGCAAGACTTCATTCATTTCATGCTCTCTGCAACGGAATTGGAGGAAGGGAAGTACTCTGTTCAAGAGGCTGATACCATCGTCAAGGCCACTTGCTTGGTAAACCTGTTAAAACTTTCACTGCAAAACCTTCTCGatcattttttacatttttttcttctttaaggcTGGCTAGCTAGCAGTTCTGGTCCGTGTTTGTGCGCCTAGTTCCCAGTCAGATTAACAAGTTAAGATGTAGAAGTTGAAGTAAGTGATAGCGAAAACCTCCttataagaaattcaaacaCGATTGATTCCAGGTCAGGACCCACGACCAGGAAAGTCTAGCCAATCAAGGAAATCTATGCAACTGCTTTAAAGGGTCACCACACATTTCAGGAAAAATCTATGCCATGATAGACATACAAATTAGTCATTACACAAACTTACGATGTCATTTAAAACGAAAAATCGAGAGAAAAAAGGGCttcttcatttaattatttccaaaataacctaaaattcaAACTTCTACAATGTCTCCAAGTGGCAATATATCATATCAGCAAAAAACATTTCAATGCTcgtatagaaaagaaaagaagaaaaacaaaacattgcAATGCTTGAATATTAGAAGATGAATATGTTCTTCATTTTACAATCTTTTGGACTCTTACCCTAAATCGTTTAATTAACTACAGCAAGAGCACAAAACTAGCCACTGGAAAATGATACTCATTTATATTGCAGAGTATGATCTTGGGGGGCAATGACACCATAGTGTTGACTCTTACATGGGCACTATCCCTTCTCCTAAACAACCCCCACTCGCTAGAAAGGGCACAAGATGAGCTGGATGTCCAAGTTGGCAAGCACCGCCAGGTGGAAGAATCGGACATAAAGAACTTAACCTACTTACAAGCTGTAGTCAAGGAAACACTGCGTATTTACCCTGTACTGCCACTTTCTCTACAAAGGGAAGCCATGGAAGACTGCATCGTAGCCGGCTTCCATGTCCCGGCAGGTACGCGCCTTATGGTTAACTTGTGGAAGCTGCAACGTGACCCCAGAGTCTGGTCACACGCATCAGAGTTTCAGCCAGAGAGATTCCTGACCGACCATGTTCATGTGGATGTTAGAGGTCAATCTTTTGAATATATACCATTCGGTACTGGTAGGAGGATGTGCCCAGGGGTCTCGTTTGGCCTACAGGTAGTGCAACTTATTCTCGCCCGGCTGCTTCATGCATTCAAACTGGAAAGAGTCTCGGGTTCAGAGGTTGATATGAGTGAGAGTCCTGCATTGACAATGCCCAGAGCAACACCACTGGAGGCTGTACTTACACCAAGGTTACCAGCCACATGCTACTAAGCGTTTACAGAGAAAGCAACAAGTCAAGTGTGTCCCATGTCTGTACCTATATTCACACTACATATCTGCCTGTACGCATAAGTTAAATGGAGTTCCCAAGTTTGCTCTGCCTTGCCTTGTCAATCATTTGCTGCAATACATCTCTAGCCTAATTTCTTCTGAAAAAATAACATGGTTAAAGTTTCCTCATATTGATCTGCCACCTCCCTTATCCAGTAAAACAGCCATGATGCTGGTTAAGTCGATGTGACAACCCAAATCTGATCCCAGCCAGGTGCTGATGTGACCCTAATCACCCTTACATACGCAGCAAAACATATCCCTTCATGTGATATATTCAACTTTCAAAACATAGAGGTATTAATGGTatcttctcaaagaaaaaaaagaactgaagCATGGATCTTTTTTAGACTCTCTTGCCATTATAAATGCAAATGTAGCCATTGGTGATGTTACGCTAAATTACAATGGGCCATAATATGATCTTGCAACTGCATCCACTACTGGAAAGAACATTTTACAGAAGTACATTCTTACAGATTTCTTATCACCATGGAGCACTAGCCTCCTCCTGGAACACATGTTCATGCCTCTCCGCATTAGTCTTCAGAGATTCTATATCAGCATCGAGtcttttcttcaacttcttcaacttCAATAGCCTCACTTGAACGGTCCTCATCTCCTCCTGGACCGCAGCTTGCTTATTTTCAGCATCTCGATACCTCTCTAACTCCGAAGCGACATTCTTGATTTGGTCCAACCGAGCACGTAAAAATCCAACTTTCATTCCCAAAAGCTCAAATCCCTCCAAAGTCTTGTCCCACATCTCAAGGTCCGCTCTTGAAGTGGAAAGGTTGCTAGCTTTAATTGCATCTGCAATGTTGACCGTCTCAGAAATCATCTCAGCAGCCAACTTGTAATTAATGCTCTTGAGAAGGTTGTCATGCAGAAACCCATTCTGACTGGAGCAGAGCTCCAAATATCTTGTCCTCTGGTACTCAGAAAGGTCAGAGTCAATAGCTGTGCCACTGACAAGTACAGTCAGACTGCCGTTGCTTGTTGCCTCTCCGCAATCAATGGCAGATATTGAGTTTGAGAGTCTAGTCCCATGTGTGGCATCTGGACCGATCTCATCACCCAACTTGCCAGGCTGATCAGGCGTGCATGGGGGATTAGTATCCAAAACCATCAAGCTTTTGCTTTGAGCATTGTCAGGAGATACGTCTTGTGAAACAGGTCCTGAACTTGGGGTCTTCTCGTTGGGTATGACTTCCTTGTCCATGCGGTTTTCTTTAGCATTTTGGGAACATTGAAAAGTTAGTTTCAGAGACTTTGCAGAAGCATTTGGAAAATATAGCAGAGGGGAAAATGTGAAGATCTACAGTTTACCagaatcattttgttttctggATGCATCCAGACCAAAAACCCCTTGGGAATTATTCCCTCTCACAATGTGTACCTACAGTAAGATCAATGACAAGCGGATATGATCAACTATGAAACTAAACTTTAATCTTGGTCATCAAAGCATGATCTGGCTAAGAAATGTTAACAGAAAtctggaaaaataagaaaaagacaaGCCTGTTATCTCTTCTCTCAGTTTCTTTTGATTTGTCACATTATTAGGGTCACGGTGGTAATTGTTTACATCCCCAATATCATCTTCTTGATTTTGACTCAAGCTTATACACATGCTACCAGCATATTGTGGAAATTATGCGATACTATATCATGCAGAAACAGTCCCAGACCTTAATGAAATTTACCAGACAGGCCACAAATCTCAATCCTGCTGCTCCAAATAAGTGGGCAATGATCCTGAATACTAATATCCAATCCTATCACCGGGCTATTCCTCACTAAAATTACTCTTTCCTCTTCCTGCCTTCCACAATCACAGCTAGGCAGTGCTAGTAACACACTGATTTAAATTTGCAATACTAGGCTCTGTTTGCTAACTGCTACAGATCTCATAGGGTGGTTGTGCTGATCTCAAAGCATTTAGAAAAGCATTCAGGACCATCAACTGCCTCCTTTAGTTTCCCTAGCAAGAGAAGTACTCCATCTTGAAAGTTTGCATGAAAGTGATGACGTATGACTTAttgtatgaaatttcaaataagtaaATTAGAAATAACCCCAATTCAGCAGCACTCTCTTAGCTATCACATCTTACAGTGAACTACCATCCATTTCTTTCTCAGGTAGAATGGCATTTCaaactctttgttttttttaaatatttattacaGATCAAAGAATCCATTATCaccaaaataaatcaaaagaatctTGCTTTGCTTTATCACATATCCAAAACTAGCACCAGTCTAGATAATTTCTATTCTGTCGTATtcatcaaacaaaaacaaaaggggtTACCTTGAAGACGGAAGCTCTGACCAACTGGAAAACTAGTACATCACCCTCCATTAATTCCCGTGCACTTGAGAACTTTTTCCATCCAGCACTTAGTGCTGTCTTATCCACAATGTAGTTTACAGGGTATTCGTCCCCATTCTCATCTTCCAAAGTAACAGTGATATTATTTCTGGGCATATGCAATTTGCAGAATGGCATGGGAAGATGCTGCACGAAAGGAATGGGGAAGTGAAAATCTCAATTTCCTCCAAGGACTTTTCTCATTCAACTGTTAGGAAAGAGTTCTGGACTCACCAGCCAAAATCCAGTAGTAACATTTGACCGCACCATAGTCTTCAGGAAGCTAGGGATTTCAGCTGGCAAATTTGCTCGAAAATCTTCTGCCCGCTCCATGGCAGGAGATTTCCCCCCAACATGATCATAGTGATATAAATCATCAATAACAAGTCTCTTCTGTCTGAAAATAAAGTGGTTGCTGAAGCGGTCAGACGTTAGTTACTGAAGTTTATTGCGACTTGAAGAAGAGTGAAATTACCGACCTTTTTGTCTCCCTATGGTAGGTTGATGCCACCTGCTCATGTATCGTGAAAGTTTATGATCAATTAATAAGAGGTATCAATGTATGCACTTTTAGCTGATAATAAAGAACTGCATCTAATACAACTAGATGACAAGTTCAGACTTGAAACacacaggaaaaagaaaaaggccaaaTAAGTAACCCGAGAATTTAACTAGGAGCAACTGCAAACTTTTTCCGCGTATCCAAGCAAGTCAACAAACTTCTTGTACTTAGGCATCAGCATTACCAAATCAATAATATAATGAAGTAACTCCAATTGAcaacaaaaaacacaaaaaaagagtAACCCTTTTCCCAGACACAGCACCCCAGTGGTCAAGCTAGAGAAAGAATTTGAGAAAAGTCAGGTTGATGTTGTTTTGGTCATTGCAGTTAGACTGACACCTGCAAATTCTTCAACATGAAAGTGTTCAAGAAATATAGTCTTAAGTCCAGGATATCTCATCAAATGTGATGAGGGAAAAGATAGAGTTTTTGAGAACTTAAGTTCTGGTCCTAGTGAAACCAACATCAGCAGTTTTCCTAGGTATTTATCTAGGAATTCTTAAAAACTGCCCTAAAACTGCCAATGAAAAACTGGGCAAACTTGCCCAGAATGAAAACTAAGCAGTCAAAAGCTTcctaatttgaaaaagaaaaccacatGATGCCCGTCTGGTGGCTCCTTTCAGAATCCTAGAGCACAAATTCTGAGGAAACTGGATGCATGAGTACACATCACGACGAACTCTGATCATCATCAGGCTCCATTTAACAAGTTCAATCAATCCTGGAGCGTTTGGCCATTCTTGCGAAGGCACGAAAACAGGAACAAACAATCTCGCCCTTCTTCAGGATCAAACAAAAACCCTAGACAAGAAGCGTCCTAAACACTGAAGTGGCAACCGCATGCAGTACACGAGCACAAACTCCGACCCATTACTTCCCCATTCTTCAAGACAGCTGCACACATTGAGGATAAGCAAATGACCCCCCAAGCTCAACCGGTCCTGAGAACGGGAGTCTACGACGATTGCCAACTTCAGGGAGGTCGAGAAGTAAACAGTAAGAGAGAGACATCCTCACTTGTTCGGACTTGGGATCTGGATCCACCGGCTTCTTGACTACCAGCGACATCTCGATCTTGGGTCGTCCTTGCTGCGCTCTTTCTGGGCAGGAAAACCCAGAAAGGATTCAGGGTAAAGATCAATCAATCCCAACACAGAGAGATAGAAAGAGATGCTGGGAAGAATCAGTCAGGAGAGCTGCGAATCCTAGTCAGACATTTTGGGGGTTCTGCATCGTCGTTCGCTCACCTGAAATGCCGGAGCAGGCCTCTCTCCTCGAAAGCCCGACGTTGTTGTCACGCTCCTCCGTTGCCTTTTCTGGTCCGGTCTTCCATGAAGTCACTAGGAACCAAAAACACCGGGTGAATCCGAAGGGATGTGTCCTAGCAGCGACAGCTTCTCCTAGATTTTTTTCACCTAGTGGTATTAAACTCCCGTTCGGGTGGCAAATTTAATACCGTCCGCCGTGCGTATTCGACGTCGAACCAGCGGAAGAGGACGTAGATTCATGGTGGAATCAGCATACAGACCTACGTCAAGATCAAATTTTTGTAGACAAGATCAAATTTTTATCGACGACAAAGCAAGAGTCGAAGCTCCGATTTCACCTCCGTGTAAATAGAACCCGAGATTCTTGCATTTTTGTCGTGGACCCACTAACCTTAACATCGAATCTTGAATCTTGAAACCTCTTCCCTAATCTTCTCGTTCTTGGTCTTGCGAAATATCTAAAAACTTGAGGTTGGATGGTCTTTTCCTACctctttttttatgataaagatTTCTGATGAATTCATCctcaaaaaccatttttttggtcgaaacccATCTGATCAGTAGCTAATTACTGTATttattagacaattttttttggggCGTCAAATCTTTCAGATGATTAACCAAATGAGGAAgaggtctttttttcttttttttttgaacagaaggAAGAGGTCTTTGAAAAGGAAGGTTTTCACGTTTCACTACTTTAAAAATCATCTCCAATCTTCTTAAGATTTTCTCACTTAATTGTCCACCTCAAAAGTTGTCATGCTGTCTTATTTACTCGAGTAGTTTAGATTACATTTTGCTAGAATATTGCATGAAATTAACTTGGGATCAAATGCGTAGGATGTTCGTCATTAAAGGTGATGGGTTCTTAAAGTGAGGTTTGTCGAATTCATTGGGCTAGATTTTCAATGGGCAAGTCAGATTCCTCTTATTTTGTAGGTTAGGGCAATTAGGAACACGAGTACCTTTATACTCATACtttcactctctctttttctgaTCAAGTGTCTAATTATATAACCACAACATTGTACCCCAGCATTATCTATATTAAGTAAGTTTTCTTTCACATGTCCTCCTCAGCATCCGTACATTTTTTACGCATCATCCTTCGGCGTCACCCAACGAGGATGTTGGCTTAATTCAGTCGAAGTCAGAGAACTTAATTAGAAGTTAACTTGGGATGAAATGCATTAGATGTGGGTGAACTTACTTCTAGAACATTAAATTTGATGGGTCTTAAGTGAGGTTTGCCCAATTTAATGGTCTAGATTATTAGGGGCAAGTCAAATTCCTCTCATGGCATAGGTAACTACAATTGGgaacatgaataattttcatACTTATGCTTTAGCAtttcttttctaatcaagtATATGTttgtataatcaagtcctatTACTTGTACAAATGGTCTAATCAGATTCTTCTAACACCAAATTTAACTAATGTGATCATCAAACAATATTGTATTGTGATGTGGATAAAGTTTTTCCACTATGGATGTCCATATGAGAGTCCATATCATACTTCAATATTGTCTTTATAAATTAAGTCATTCCACACTTGTCCATGTCAGAGTGTGCATTAAACTTTGCACATGGGCGGACAGGATATTAGCTTAATTTAGAtgacttaattaaataatttgtaaaaataGAAGGATTCGAttggataaattaaaaatatatgaaattggtTAGAAAATGCGTGAATATATGAGGAccaaaagtagattttttttccccttattgaACGTATGATGGCATAACAATAAATATGAAAGCGAGTTTCTTTGCCACTAAGCCATTAATGCTGAGTTTGTTCCCTTTTACTGATAGTGTATAGTTGCCAGGAAAAATATGATTATACATGTCTAatgtatttataatttataaccTATGATTATGAAAGAGAGTTTTTTGTTCA
Above is a window of Eucalyptus grandis isolate ANBG69807.140 chromosome 9, ASM1654582v1, whole genome shotgun sequence DNA encoding:
- the LOC120288217 gene encoding uncharacterized protein LOC120288217; the encoded protein is MATTSATIASLALTASASASAVSKGKRTNNLNYITGMNAFGGLKAHNRVASLGVPVCTEQSFANMVGSLRSQGKGRGGGTLSSKCNAVGEIFWIAAIMNGLVLVGVAVGFVLLRIEASVEEAE
- the LOC104418791 gene encoding cytochrome P450 CYP82D47, whose amino-acid sequence is MELLSLDLQKIGLAVLLVIIYLSASLHRSRRSNKRGQTLPEAAGAWPLFGHLHLLGPNKLLHRILAVMADQYGPAFSIRLGILRVLVVSNWEVAKECFTSNDRVFPTRPRSLSIKLMGYDHAMLGFAPYGPYWRGMRKLAVVELLSNHRLDSFKHVRDAETNLFVKGLYEKWLSNGENPVTVEMEKDFGHVAMNITVRMVAGKRYLSGNEGDEEESSRCRKALGDFSHLVGEFMVSDAIPFLGWLDVLRGRVAEMKRTAKELDWVLGRWVEEHRKRRAVAKVEDDEQDFIHFMLSATELEEGKYSVQEADTIVKATCLSMILGGNDTIVLTLTWALSLLLNNPHSLERAQDELDVQVGKHRQVEESDIKNLTYLQAVVKETLRIYPVLPLSLQREAMEDCIVAGFHVPAGTRLMVNLWKLQRDPRVWSHASEFQPERFLTDHVHVDVRGQSFEYIPFGTGRRMCPGVSFGLQVVQLILARLLHAFKLERVSGSEVDMSESPALTMPRATPLEAVLTPRLPATCY
- the LOC104418792 gene encoding B3 domain-containing protein Os01g0234100 isoform X1, yielding MSLVVKKPVDPDPKSEQVASTYHRETKRQKRLVIDDLYHYDHVGGKSPAMERAEDFRANLPAEIPSFLKTMVRSNVTTGFWLHLPMPFCKLHMPRNNITVTLEDENGDEYPVNYIVDKTALSAGWKKFSSARELMEGDVLVFQLVRASVFKVHIVRGNNSQGVFGLDASRKQNDSENRMDKEVIPNEKTPSSGPVSQDVSPDNAQSKSLMVLDTNPPCTPDQPGKLGDEIGPDATHGTRLSNSISAIDCGEATSNGSLTVLVSGTAIDSDLSEYQRTRYLELCSSQNGFLHDNLLKSINYKLAAEMISETVNIADAIKASNLSTSRADLEMWDKTLEGFELLGMKVGFLRARLDQIKNVASELERYRDAENKQAAVQEEMRTVQVRLLKLKKLKKRLDADIESLKTNAERHEHVFQEEASAPW
- the LOC104418792 gene encoding B3 domain-containing protein Os01g0234100 isoform X2, whose translation is MSLVVKKPVDPDPKSEQVASTYHRETKRQKRLVIDDLYHYDHVGGKSPAMERAEDFRANLPAEIPSFLKTMVRSNVTTGFWLHLPMPFCKLHMPRNNITVTLEDENGDEYPVNYIVDKTALSAGWKKFSSARELMEGDVLVFQLVRASVFKVHIVRGNNSQGVFGLDASRKQNDSENRMDKEVIPNEKTPSSGPVSQDVSPDNAQSKSLMVLDTNPPCTPDQPGKLGDEIGPDATHGTRLSNSISAIDCGEATSNGSLTVLVSGTAIDSDLSEYQRTRYLELCSSQNGFLHDNLLKSINYKLAAEMISETVNIADAIKASNLSTSRADLEMWDKTLEGFELLGMKVGFLRARLDQIKNVASELERYRDAENKQAAVQEEMRTVQVRLLKLKKLKKRLDADIESLKTNAERHEHVFQEEVSAPW